In Kitasatospora sp. NA04385, a single genomic region encodes these proteins:
- a CDS encoding class I adenylate-forming enzyme family protein, giving the protein MLTGSPSLPGQSCEVPHDWVDRYLLAGPADQECLRFGAPVDRAALRALVAEQAERLTAVGLRRGGTAALRLAPSLGYTAALLACWRLGAQAVLLDHRLTDHEVALAVERLAPQVLVESAHGPAAAMRGFAETDPVPVARPDGRPAATGHALVQLSSGSTGPAKVIARTAADLLRELDCYARLEAFPKAGERVVLLSSVVHVLGLVGGLLNSLHARVPLTVPARMTTAGVLAAIAEDDRPTTVIGVPFHAELLAGAAAPPPLPQLRRMIVAGELVRPGLPAAFTARYGVPLGTMYGMTELGVIATDLDGTLHPEAAPVHGVDLREDGGELHIAMAASPYPGLTDPTRWSDGRLHTRDAGRVDPVTGRVTVLGRRDSQVSIGGLKVDLNEVEHTLAALPEVREAVVVFADGAIEAYLATEGAGTADRADADRADAVRAALTRELAAFKRPRQLTFLPALPRTATGKLVRDTAVLRAAAP; this is encoded by the coding sequence GTGTTGACCGGATCTCCTTCCCTCCCCGGCCAGTCGTGCGAGGTTCCGCACGACTGGGTGGACCGCTACCTGCTGGCCGGCCCCGCCGACCAGGAGTGCCTGCGCTTCGGCGCCCCGGTGGACCGGGCCGCGCTGCGCGCGCTGGTCGCCGAGCAGGCCGAACGGCTCACCGCCGTCGGCCTGCGCCGCGGCGGCACCGCCGCACTGCGGCTGGCGCCCTCGCTCGGCTACACCGCCGCGCTGCTCGCCTGCTGGCGGCTGGGCGCCCAGGCCGTCCTGCTGGACCACCGGCTGACCGACCACGAGGTGGCGCTGGCCGTCGAACGGCTGGCCCCCCAGGTGCTGGTCGAGTCGGCGCACGGCCCGGCGGCGGCCATGCGCGGCTTCGCCGAGACCGACCCGGTGCCGGTGGCGCGGCCGGACGGCCGCCCGGCCGCGACCGGCCACGCCCTGGTGCAGCTGAGCTCCGGCTCGACCGGCCCGGCCAAGGTGATCGCCCGCACCGCCGCCGACCTGCTGCGCGAACTCGACTGCTACGCCCGGCTGGAGGCGTTCCCGAAGGCCGGCGAACGGGTCGTCCTGCTCTCCTCGGTGGTGCACGTCCTCGGCCTGGTCGGCGGGCTGCTCAACAGCCTGCACGCCCGGGTGCCGCTGACCGTCCCCGCCCGGATGACGACGGCGGGCGTGCTGGCCGCGATCGCCGAGGACGACCGGCCGACCACCGTGATCGGCGTCCCGTTCCACGCCGAGCTGCTGGCCGGCGCGGCCGCCCCGCCGCCGCTGCCGCAGCTGCGCCGGATGATCGTGGCCGGCGAGCTGGTCCGCCCCGGGCTGCCCGCCGCCTTCACCGCCCGCTACGGCGTGCCGCTGGGCACCATGTACGGGATGACCGAGCTCGGCGTCATCGCCACCGACCTCGACGGCACCCTGCACCCCGAGGCCGCGCCCGTCCACGGCGTGGACCTGCGCGAGGACGGCGGCGAGCTGCACATCGCGATGGCCGCCTCCCCGTACCCCGGCCTCACCGACCCGACCCGCTGGTCGGACGGCCGCCTGCACACCCGCGACGCCGGCCGGGTCGACCCGGTGACCGGGCGGGTCACCGTGCTCGGGCGGCGCGACTCCCAGGTCTCGATCGGCGGCCTCAAGGTCGACCTCAACGAGGTCGAGCACACCCTCGCGGCCCTGCCGGAGGTCCGCGAGGCCGTGGTGGTCTTCGCGGACGGCGCCATCGAGGCCTACCTGGCCACCGAGGGCGCCGGGACCGCCGACCGGGCGGACGCCGACCGGGCCGACGCCGTCCGCGCGGCGCTGACCCGCGAACTGGCCGCCTTCAAGCGCCCCCGGCAGCTCACCTTCCTCCCGGCGCTGCCGCGCACCGCCACCGGCAAGCTCGTCCGCGACACCGCCGTGCTGCGCGCCGCCGCCCCCTGA
- a CDS encoding alpha-hydroxy acid oxidase gives MEALELADFERAARDRLPAGTWDFVQGGSGAERTLAANRARFEQCRLRPRTLVDVSATDQGLTLLGSRLETPVGIAPMAYHQLFHPEGEVATARAAGRAGALMVAGIFASRTLESIAEAATGPLWLQLYWLRRRDVLTALVDRAEAAGYRALVLTVDAPRIGRRLRDARNGFAVPAHVRAVNVDQAVMAASHRAGPGSSGIADHAKEQFDPTLTWADLAWLRERTRLPIVLKGILTAEDARLAAEHGVDAVLVSNHGGRQLDGALPSLAALPEVAAAVPPNLPVLLDGGVRTGTDVALAVALGARAVLIGRPLLWGLAVDGEAGAARVLDLLKAELDDALALLGRPRLSDLDPTAVAPEPPADRP, from the coding sequence TTGGAAGCCCTGGAACTGGCGGACTTCGAACGCGCGGCCCGGGACCGGCTCCCCGCCGGGACCTGGGACTTCGTGCAGGGCGGCAGCGGCGCCGAACGCACCCTCGCCGCCAACCGGGCCCGGTTCGAACAGTGCCGGCTGCGCCCGCGCACCCTGGTCGACGTCTCCGCCACCGACCAGGGCCTCACCCTGCTCGGCAGCCGCCTGGAGACCCCGGTCGGCATCGCCCCGATGGCTTACCACCAGCTGTTCCACCCCGAGGGCGAGGTCGCCACCGCCCGCGCCGCGGGCCGCGCGGGCGCGCTGATGGTCGCCGGGATCTTCGCCAGCCGCACCCTGGAGTCCATCGCCGAGGCGGCCACCGGTCCGCTCTGGCTCCAGCTGTACTGGCTGCGCCGCCGCGACGTGCTGACCGCCCTGGTCGACCGCGCCGAAGCCGCCGGGTACCGCGCCCTGGTGCTGACCGTGGACGCCCCCCGGATCGGCCGCCGCCTGCGCGACGCCCGCAACGGCTTTGCCGTCCCCGCGCACGTCCGCGCCGTCAACGTCGACCAGGCCGTGATGGCCGCCAGCCACCGCGCCGGACCGGGCAGTTCGGGCATCGCCGACCACGCCAAGGAGCAGTTCGACCCCACCCTGACCTGGGCCGACCTCGCCTGGCTGCGCGAGCGCACCCGCCTGCCGATCGTCCTCAAGGGCATCCTCACCGCCGAGGACGCCCGGCTCGCCGCCGAGCACGGCGTCGACGCCGTCCTGGTCTCCAACCACGGCGGCCGCCAGCTCGACGGTGCCCTCCCGTCCCTCGCCGCGCTGCCCGAAGTGGCCGCCGCCGTCCCGCCGAACCTGCCCGTCCTCCTGGACGGCGGTGTCCGTACGGGCACGGATGTTGCCCTCGCGGTCGCCCTCGGCGCCCGCGCCGTCCTGATCGGCCGCCCCCTGCTGTGGGGCCTCGCCGTCGACGGCGAGGCCGGCGCCGCCCGCGTCCTCGACCTGCTGAAGGCCGAACTCGACGACGCCCTGGCCCTGCTCGGCCGCCCCCGGCTGTCCGACCTCGACCCCACCGCGGTCGCCCCGGAGCCCCCCGCCGACCGCCCCTGA
- a CDS encoding alpha/beta hydrolase — MPLHPQAEALRRQRAAAGTPPLYTRTLAEARAADLADIRAAAGNPEPVGAVQEFTVPGPGGPLPLRVYRPAADEARTADPADPLPVLLYLFGGGWTLGSLDTGDAICRRLTNAVGCVTVAAGYRLAPEHPFPAAVHDVAAAAEWIAAHAADLGADPARLAVAGDSAGGNLAAALTLLARERGGPALRHQLLVYPNTDHAADTPSVREHDDPLLFNRRSVAWYWSHYLADPADGADPLASPLRAPSLAGLPPATVITAEYDPLRDEGELYAEALRAAGVPVELRRYDGMPHGFFAMSGVLDDGRAAQHYAADRLREALR; from the coding sequence TTGCCACTGCACCCCCAGGCCGAGGCCCTGCGCCGACAGCGCGCCGCGGCCGGCACGCCCCCGCTGTACACCCGCACCCTCGCCGAGGCCCGCGCCGCCGACCTCGCCGACATCCGCGCGGCCGCCGGGAACCCCGAACCCGTCGGCGCGGTCCAGGAGTTCACCGTCCCCGGCCCCGGCGGCCCGCTCCCGCTGCGGGTCTACCGCCCGGCGGCCGACGAGGCTCGGACGGCCGACCCGGCCGACCCGCTCCCGGTCCTGCTCTACCTGTTCGGCGGGGGCTGGACGCTCGGCTCGCTCGACACCGGCGACGCGATCTGCCGCCGCCTCACCAACGCCGTCGGCTGCGTCACCGTCGCGGCCGGCTACCGGCTCGCCCCCGAACACCCCTTCCCCGCCGCCGTCCACGACGTGGCCGCCGCCGCCGAGTGGATCGCCGCGCACGCCGCCGACCTCGGCGCCGATCCGGCCCGGCTGGCCGTCGCGGGCGACAGCGCCGGTGGCAACCTGGCCGCCGCGCTCACCCTGCTCGCCCGGGAGCGCGGCGGCCCCGCGCTCCGCCACCAGCTGCTGGTCTACCCCAACACCGACCACGCCGCGGACACCCCGTCCGTCCGCGAGCACGACGACCCGCTGCTGTTCAACCGCCGCTCGGTGGCCTGGTACTGGTCGCACTACCTGGCCGACCCGGCCGACGGCGCCGACCCGCTGGCCTCCCCGCTGCGGGCCCCTTCGCTGGCCGGGCTGCCCCCGGCCACCGTGATCACCGCCGAGTACGACCCGCTGCGCGACGAGGGCGAGCTGTACGCCGAGGCGCTGCGGGCCGCCGGGGTGCCGGTCGAACTGCGCCGCTACGACGGCATGCCGCACGGCTTCTTCGCGATGTCCGGCGTGCTCGACGACGGCCGCGCCGCCCAGCACTACGCCGCCGACCGACTGCGCGAGGCCCTGCGATGA
- a CDS encoding PLP-dependent aminotransferase family protein, which yields MTTTTTTATTTTATVLSLSDLHGSLSDPLLDAMTFLNEVTERYPDALSFAPGRPHEGFFEPEDVHAHLDAYLTHLAERGLGGSAVRTALFQYGPTKGIVADLVARTLANDEGLDAAPEALVLTVGAQEGMLLVLRALCATPEDVLLVSSPCYVGVTGAARLLDLATVPVPEGPDGGPDPRAVRAAARAVRATGRRPRALYVVPDFANPSGTSMPVAARAELLDAAAAEGLLVIEDNPYGFFTREPGEPGDRPTLKALDRRRQVVYLGSFAKTCFPGARLGYVVADQEVVAPDGRTTLLADELAKLKSMTTVNTPALSQAVIGGMLLRHDCRLRAANAPARAHYAANLAVLLRELERHFPAAERERLGVSWNEPEGGFFAVLQVPFTADEAAMERCAREHGVLWTPMAPFYPAGGGERRLRLSISALSPQQIETGVARLADFVRAAAR from the coding sequence ATGACGACCACCACCACGACCGCCACGACCACCACCGCCACCGTGCTGTCGCTGTCCGACCTGCACGGCTCGCTGTCCGACCCGCTGCTGGACGCGATGACCTTCCTCAACGAGGTCACCGAGCGCTACCCGGACGCGCTCTCCTTCGCCCCCGGCCGCCCGCACGAGGGCTTCTTCGAACCCGAGGACGTCCACGCCCACCTGGACGCCTACCTCACCCACCTCGCCGAACGCGGCCTGGGCGGCAGCGCGGTGCGCACCGCGCTGTTCCAGTACGGCCCGACCAAAGGCATCGTCGCGGACCTGGTCGCCCGCACCCTCGCCAACGACGAGGGCCTGGACGCGGCCCCCGAGGCGCTGGTGCTCACCGTCGGCGCCCAGGAGGGCATGCTGCTGGTGCTGCGCGCCCTGTGCGCCACGCCCGAGGACGTGCTGCTGGTCAGCTCGCCCTGCTACGTCGGCGTCACCGGCGCCGCCCGGCTGCTCGACCTGGCGACCGTCCCCGTCCCCGAGGGGCCGGACGGCGGCCCGGACCCGCGGGCCGTGCGCGCGGCGGCCCGCGCCGTCCGGGCCACCGGCCGCCGCCCGCGGGCGCTCTACGTCGTCCCCGACTTCGCCAACCCGTCCGGCACCAGCATGCCGGTCGCTGCGCGCGCCGAACTGCTGGACGCGGCGGCCGCGGAGGGGCTGCTGGTGATCGAGGACAACCCGTACGGCTTCTTCACCCGCGAGCCCGGCGAGCCCGGCGACCGCCCCACCCTGAAGGCCCTGGACCGGCGCCGCCAGGTGGTCTACCTCGGCTCCTTCGCCAAGACCTGCTTCCCCGGCGCCCGGCTCGGCTACGTCGTCGCCGACCAGGAGGTGGTCGCCCCCGACGGCCGCACCACCCTGCTCGCCGACGAACTGGCCAAGCTGAAGAGCATGACGACGGTCAACACCCCGGCGCTCAGCCAGGCCGTGATCGGCGGCATGCTGCTGCGGCACGACTGCCGGCTGCGGGCCGCCAACGCCCCGGCCCGCGCCCACTACGCGGCCAACCTGGCCGTCCTGCTGCGGGAGTTGGAGCGGCACTTCCCGGCCGCCGAACGGGAGCGGCTCGGCGTCTCCTGGAACGAGCCGGAGGGCGGTTTCTTCGCCGTGCTCCAGGTGCCGTTCACCGCCGACGAGGCGGCGATGGAGCGCTGCGCCCGCGAGCACGGCGTGCTCTGGACGCCGATGGCCCCGTTCTACCCGGCGGGCGGCGGCGAGCGCCGACTGCGGCTGTCGATCAGCGCGCTGAGCCCGCAGCAGATCGAGACCGGCGTGGCCCGGCTGGCCGACTTCGTCCGGGCCGCCGCGCGCTGA
- a CDS encoding ABC transporter permease yields MKLARDTWLVFQRQVVLMWRTPIWIVVGITQPVFYLLLFAPLLKQVLAPMGASTYAEAYQIYVPGLLAVLCIFGGLYTGFSLLGELKAGIIERSRVTPVSRLALLLGRALRETLGLLVQAVVITLVALPFGLRVEPPSLLLAYLLLGLLALMTSAVSYGIALALPNDAAMAPVVNTIAQPIGLLSGTLLPIALAPVWLQTAAKWNPFYWAVEGMRALFSGHPGDSVVWQGLLIVAVLTTAAVWYSARLFSARIR; encoded by the coding sequence GTGAAGCTCGCCCGTGACACCTGGCTGGTCTTCCAGCGGCAAGTAGTGCTGATGTGGCGCACCCCGATCTGGATCGTGGTCGGCATCACCCAGCCGGTCTTCTACCTGCTGCTGTTCGCCCCGCTGCTCAAGCAGGTGCTGGCGCCGATGGGCGCGAGCACCTACGCCGAGGCCTACCAGATCTACGTCCCCGGCCTGTTGGCGGTGCTCTGCATCTTCGGCGGCCTCTACACCGGCTTCAGCCTGCTCGGCGAGCTGAAGGCCGGCATCATCGAGCGCTCCCGGGTGACCCCGGTCAGCCGGCTCGCCCTGCTGCTGGGGCGGGCGCTGCGCGAGACGCTCGGACTGCTCGTCCAGGCGGTCGTCATCACGCTGGTGGCGCTGCCGTTCGGCCTGCGGGTCGAGCCGCCGAGCCTGCTGCTGGCCTACCTGCTGCTCGGCCTGCTGGCCCTGATGACCTCGGCCGTCTCGTACGGGATCGCGCTGGCGCTGCCCAACGACGCCGCGATGGCGCCGGTGGTGAACACCATCGCCCAGCCGATCGGCCTGCTCTCCGGCACGCTGCTGCCGATCGCGCTGGCGCCGGTGTGGCTGCAGACGGCGGCCAAGTGGAACCCGTTCTACTGGGCGGTGGAGGGCATGCGGGCGCTGTTCTCCGGCCATCCCGGCGACAGCGTGGTCTGGCAGGGGCTGCTGATCGTCGCGGTGCTGACGACCGCGGCGGTGTGGTACTCGGCCCGGCTGTTCTCGGCCCGGATCCGCTAG
- a CDS encoding ATP-binding cassette domain-containing protein: MIETKGLRKSYPSGKHGRTVVDAVRGIDLDVQAGEIFGFLGPNGAGKTTTLRMLATLIRPDGGEALIAGADLLADPAEVRRRIGYVAQGGGTADAVTGREELVLQARMYGSRKADALRQAEDALKAFDLTEFADRHCSTYSGGQRRRVDIALGVIHSPRVLFLDEPTVGLDPASRGQVWAEIERLRTEGMTVVVTTHYLDEADALCDRVAIVDHGQVVVEGTPEALKREISGDVVLLGLTAGESGPAADALRGQPYLHRLEPGEDGLRLYLDDGAAAIPQVLSVLNGAGIVPGTVQLQRPSLDDVFLARTGRSIEQS; the protein is encoded by the coding sequence TTGATCGAGACCAAGGGACTTCGCAAGTCCTATCCGTCCGGAAAACACGGCCGCACCGTGGTCGACGCCGTCCGCGGCATCGACCTGGACGTCCAGGCAGGTGAGATCTTCGGCTTCCTCGGCCCCAACGGCGCCGGGAAGACCACCACCCTGCGCATGCTCGCCACGCTCATCCGCCCGGACGGCGGCGAAGCCCTGATCGCCGGCGCCGACCTGCTGGCCGACCCGGCCGAGGTCCGCCGCCGGATCGGCTACGTCGCCCAGGGCGGCGGCACCGCCGACGCGGTCACCGGGCGGGAAGAGCTCGTCCTGCAGGCCCGGATGTACGGCAGCCGCAAGGCCGACGCGCTGCGGCAGGCCGAGGACGCGCTGAAGGCCTTCGACCTGACCGAGTTCGCCGACCGGCACTGCAGCACCTACTCGGGCGGCCAGCGCCGCCGGGTGGACATCGCCCTCGGGGTGATCCACTCCCCGCGGGTGCTGTTCCTCGACGAGCCGACGGTGGGCCTCGACCCGGCCAGCCGCGGCCAGGTGTGGGCCGAGATCGAGCGGCTGCGCACCGAGGGCATGACGGTGGTGGTGACCACCCACTACCTGGACGAGGCCGACGCGCTCTGCGACCGGGTCGCGATCGTCGACCACGGCCAGGTCGTGGTCGAGGGCACGCCGGAGGCGCTCAAGCGCGAGATCTCCGGCGACGTCGTCCTGCTCGGCCTCACCGCCGGGGAGAGCGGGCCCGCCGCCGACGCCCTGCGCGGGCAGCCGTACCTGCACCGGCTGGAGCCGGGCGAGGACGGCCTGCGACTCTACCTGGACGACGGCGCGGCGGCGATCCCGCAGGTGCTGAGCGTCCTGAACGGGGCCGGCATCGTCCCCGGGACGGTGCAGCTCCAGCGGCCGAGCCTGGACGACGTCTTCCTGGCCCGCACCGGCCGCTCCATCGAACAGTCCTGA
- a CDS encoding glycosyltransferase, with product MSRFLLVVPPLAGHVNPAAGIADELLARGHEVAWTGTETMFRPLLGPDARVFGTGNRMFRAMGGHGLASLRSLWEGFVVPYARFTLKPLDAVVREFRPDALLVDQHTPAGALVAHRHGLPWATLAPGAMELGRPYRHLPRVEAWTAGLLAGLWERAQLPAGEFTDPRCSPHLVLATTGRALLGALPPLPQLAAVGPVLTARPASPAFPWERLEPGRRTVLVTMGSMSDAVGVDFLHRTVAALALLGDGVRAVVASPRGALPAALPDSVTVVDRAPVLELLSGGRLDAVLCHGGMNTVVESLAHGVPVLAAPIRNDQPFVAQRVVEAGAGLRVPFARVSPPVIAERLRRVLDEPSHRAAAESIGRQLLSGGGASAAADRMEALVAP from the coding sequence GTGAGCCGCTTCCTGCTGGTGGTGCCCCCGCTGGCCGGGCACGTCAACCCGGCGGCCGGGATCGCGGACGAGCTGCTCGCGCGCGGCCACGAGGTGGCCTGGACCGGCACCGAGACGATGTTCCGGCCGCTGCTCGGCCCGGACGCCCGGGTCTTCGGCACCGGCAACCGGATGTTCCGGGCGATGGGCGGCCACGGCCTGGCCTCGCTGCGCTCGCTCTGGGAGGGCTTCGTCGTCCCGTACGCCAGGTTCACCCTGAAGCCGCTGGACGCGGTGGTGCGGGAGTTCCGGCCGGACGCGCTGCTGGTGGACCAGCACACCCCGGCGGGCGCGCTGGTCGCGCACCGGCACGGGCTGCCGTGGGCGACGCTGGCGCCGGGGGCGATGGAGCTGGGCCGCCCGTACCGGCACCTGCCGCGGGTGGAGGCCTGGACGGCGGGCCTGCTGGCGGGGCTGTGGGAGCGGGCGCAGCTGCCCGCCGGGGAGTTCACCGACCCGCGCTGCTCGCCGCACCTGGTGCTGGCCACCACCGGCCGGGCGCTGCTCGGCGCGCTGCCGCCGCTGCCGCAGCTCGCCGCGGTGGGGCCGGTGCTGACGGCGCGTCCGGCCTCTCCGGCGTTCCCGTGGGAGCGGCTGGAGCCGGGCCGGCGCACCGTGCTGGTCACCATGGGGAGCATGTCGGACGCGGTCGGCGTGGACTTCCTGCACCGCACCGTCGCGGCGCTGGCGCTGCTCGGCGACGGTGTCCGGGCGGTCGTCGCCTCGCCCCGCGGGGCACTTCCGGCTGCCCTTCCGGACTCCGTCACGGTGGTCGATCGGGCACCGGTGCTGGAGCTGCTGTCCGGCGGCCGGTTGGACGCGGTGCTCTGCCATGGTGGGATGAACACCGTGGTCGAGTCGCTGGCGCACGGTGTCCCCGTGCTGGCGGCCCCGATCCGCAACGACCAGCCGTTCGTGGCGCAGCGGGTCGTGGAGGCCGGGGCCGGCCTCCGGGTCCCGTTCGCCCGGGTCAGTCCGCCGGTGATCGCCGAGCGGCTGCGGCGGGTGCTCGACGAGCCCTCCCACCGGGCGGCCGCCGAGTCGATCGGTCGTCAACTGCTGTCCGGGGGCGGGGCGTCGGCCGCCGCCGACCGGATGGAAGCGCTGGTCGCCCCCTGA
- a CDS encoding 3-oxoacyl-[acyl-carrier-protein] synthase III C-terminal domain-containing protein gives MTALEAVAVHLPPRLEPIEDVGARIGLTPRQLRLFRRFHGLDQVRLDPDGTLLDLLDAAVRALPELRGNEHRVRYLLHARNTPVAEPYPLNPLHRLRERFGLVRAEAFTVTQQACAASLLAVDLAGRLLADDGDPSALALVVAGEKTFTRDAQLLPDTTIFAEASTACLVSPGGDRNRVLSYAVRQRPEFYGRPAEDPELMVRYQREYQPVLVETIGAALDRAGLELADIALLIPHNVNQASWRMTCRQLDYPVERVVLDNVPAVGHSFAADAFVNLRTATTGGALRPGDHYLIAAAGIGATFAAMVLQH, from the coding sequence GTGACCGCACTGGAGGCAGTGGCCGTCCACCTCCCCCCGCGACTCGAACCGATCGAGGACGTGGGCGCCCGGATCGGCCTTACCCCACGTCAACTCCGACTCTTCCGCCGCTTCCACGGCCTGGACCAGGTGCGCCTGGACCCGGACGGGACGCTGCTCGACCTGCTGGACGCCGCCGTCCGGGCCCTGCCCGAACTGCGCGGCAACGAACACCGCGTCCGGTACCTGCTGCACGCCCGCAACACGCCGGTCGCCGAGCCCTACCCGCTCAACCCCCTGCACCGGCTCCGGGAGCGCTTCGGCCTCGTCCGCGCCGAGGCGTTCACCGTCACCCAACAGGCCTGCGCCGCCTCGCTGCTGGCCGTCGACCTGGCCGGACGGCTGCTCGCCGACGACGGCGACCCGTCGGCGCTGGCCCTGGTGGTGGCGGGGGAGAAGACCTTCACCCGGGACGCCCAACTCCTGCCCGACACCACGATCTTCGCCGAGGCCTCGACGGCCTGCCTGGTCAGCCCCGGCGGCGACCGGAACCGGGTGCTCTCCTACGCGGTCCGCCAGCGCCCCGAGTTCTACGGCCGACCCGCCGAGGACCCGGAGCTGATGGTCCGCTACCAGCGCGAGTACCAGCCCGTCCTGGTCGAGACCATCGGGGCCGCGCTCGACCGGGCGGGCCTGGAGCTCGCCGACATCGCGCTGCTGATCCCGCACAACGTCAACCAGGCCTCCTGGCGGATGACCTGCCGCCAACTCGACTACCCCGTCGAGCGGGTGGTCCTGGACAACGTCCCCGCGGTCGGCCACAGCTTCGCCGCGGACGCCTTCGTCAACCTCCGCACCGCCACCACCGGCGGGGCGCTGCGGCCCGGCGACCACTACCTGATCGCCGCCGCCGGCATCGGCGCCACCTTCGCGGCCATGGTCCTGCAGCACTGA
- a CDS encoding acyl carrier protein, protein MSESAPPTAALPATAPADPEVRERIRRGIEQVLPRVLGVELADIPENACFFDDYGLTSSGIVELVLDIEETLAIQVDVEHLVVDDVRTLDSLTDYVVGHHADED, encoded by the coding sequence ATGTCAGAATCCGCCCCGCCCACCGCCGCCCTGCCCGCGACCGCGCCGGCCGACCCCGAGGTGCGCGAGCGCATCCGGCGCGGCATCGAGCAGGTCCTGCCGCGCGTCCTGGGCGTCGAACTCGCCGACATCCCCGAGAACGCCTGCTTCTTCGACGACTACGGCCTCACCTCCTCCGGCATCGTCGAACTGGTCCTCGACATCGAGGAGACGCTCGCCATCCAGGTCGACGTCGAGCACCTCGTCGTCGACGACGTCCGCACCCTCGACAGCCTCACCGACTACGTCGTCGGGCACCACGCCGACGAGGACTGA
- a CDS encoding 4'-phosphopantetheinyl transferase superfamily protein, whose translation MSSAARDGAARDGAARDAAARDGAARDGAARDAAAAVDVVEVWSIPTDQPPDVVHRLYGLLGAEERERADRARDPRQGERFAVARGAVRLLVAARLGTAPADLAWRYGPHGKPAPVLPASAEPIRVNWSGSGALALLALAVGRRVGADVERLARPAVGARIARRHFPPADAALVLAAPTPADGADRFTRLWCRREACVKVHGGRLAQGLGLPLAGPSPLRLADAAPLGPGPLWLADVPVPGPYRAAVAVDADRPFTVRHRTWSA comes from the coding sequence GTGAGCAGCGCGGCACGGGACGGCGCGGCACGGGACGGCGCGGCACGGGACGCCGCGGCACGGGACGGCGCGGCACGGGACGGCGCGGCACGGGACGCCGCGGCCGCCGTCGACGTCGTCGAGGTCTGGAGCATCCCCACCGACCAGCCCCCGGACGTGGTCCACCGGCTGTACGGCCTGCTCGGCGCCGAGGAGCGGGAGCGGGCCGACCGGGCCCGCGACCCGCGCCAGGGCGAGCGGTTCGCGGTGGCCCGGGGCGCCGTCCGGCTGCTGGTCGCCGCCCGGCTCGGCACCGCCCCCGCCGACCTGGCGTGGCGGTACGGCCCGCACGGCAAGCCCGCCCCCGTCCTCCCGGCGTCCGCCGAGCCGATCCGGGTCAACTGGTCCGGATCGGGGGCGCTCGCGCTGCTGGCCCTCGCCGTCGGACGCCGGGTCGGCGCGGACGTCGAGCGGCTCGCCCGGCCCGCCGTCGGCGCCCGGATCGCCCGCCGCCACTTCCCGCCCGCCGACGCGGCCCTGGTCCTGGCGGCGCCGACCCCCGCCGACGGCGCCGACCGCTTCACCCGGCTGTGGTGCCGCCGGGAGGCCTGCGTCAAGGTCCACGGCGGACGGCTCGCCCAGGGCCTCGGCCTCCCGCTGGCCGGCCCCTCCCCGCTGCGGCTGGCCGACGCCGCCCCGCTCGGGCCCGGCCCGCTCTGGCTGGCCGACGTCCCGGTGCCGGGCCCGTACCGGGCCGCGGTCGCCGTCGACGCGGACCGCCCCTTCACCGTCCGCCACCGCACCTGGAGCGCCTGA
- a CDS encoding GNAT family N-acetyltransferase — MSGEFLIRQLADGDWDAVVALEHDAYAADGLSEGRAALQSRVACSPGTCFVLEQVGTGAVRGYLLSLPYPPLRCPDLAVAEAGAFASDNLHVHDLVLAEELRGRELAANLMEHVQARAAEGGFRQISMVAVRGSDILLRFYGYRAHREVAVPASYGRRAVYMSRPVDSAG; from the coding sequence GTGAGCGGGGAATTCCTGATCCGGCAGCTCGCCGACGGGGACTGGGACGCCGTGGTCGCGCTGGAGCACGACGCCTACGCGGCCGACGGCCTCTCCGAGGGGCGGGCGGCGCTGCAGTCCCGGGTCGCCTGCTCGCCGGGGACCTGCTTCGTGCTGGAGCAGGTCGGCACCGGCGCCGTCCGCGGCTACCTGCTGAGCCTGCCGTACCCGCCGCTGCGCTGCCCGGACCTCGCGGTGGCGGAGGCCGGGGCGTTCGCCTCGGACAACCTGCACGTGCACGACCTGGTGCTGGCCGAGGAGCTGCGCGGCCGGGAGCTGGCCGCGAACCTGATGGAGCACGTGCAGGCGCGGGCGGCGGAGGGGGGCTTCCGGCAGATCTCGATGGTCGCGGTGCGCGGCTCCGACATCCTGCTGCGCTTCTACGGCTACCGGGCGCACCGGGAGGTGGCCGTGCCCGCCTCCTACGGGCGGCGCGCGGTCTACATGTCGCGGCCGGTGGACTCCGCGGGCTGA